The following coding sequences are from one Prochlorococcus marinus XMU1412 window:
- the gndA gene encoding NADP-dependent phosphogluconate dehydrogenase: MSKAHFGLIGLGVMGENLVLNAERNGFSSVVFNRTYSKTEEFLQGRGLGKNIEGAETLQEFVNKLERPRRILMMVKAGPATDAVIDNISEYLEEGDLLIDGGNSQFKDTERRVNTLESKSFGYIGMGVSGGAKGALEGPSMMPGGTKASYDAIESLLTKMAAKVEDGPCVAYVGPGGSGHFVKTVHNGIEYGIEQILAEAYDLMKRVKGMNGQQMSEVFGIWNNTDELASYLVEITEICLNTKDEITGDDVVEKILDKAGQKGTGLWTVVSALELGVSVPTIYASLNARVMSSLKEQRSEIEKTIPSKEIEDFDLGNISDGMKPLFDAVVLATIASYAQGMDILREASAVYNYGLNMPSIAQIWKGGCIIRSKLLSKIQDAYNKDPNLKNLIFDDWFNIEIATRLDNLAKVVSLSTKAGIPVPCLSSTLDYLNSYRTNRLPQNLVQAMRDCFGSHTYERIDKEGSFHTEWMK; this comes from the coding sequence ATGTCCAAGGCACATTTTGGTTTAATAGGTCTTGGTGTTATGGGCGAAAATTTAGTTCTTAACGCAGAGAGAAATGGATTTTCTAGTGTAGTTTTTAATAGGACTTATTCAAAAACTGAAGAATTTTTACAAGGTCGTGGCCTTGGGAAGAATATAGAAGGAGCTGAAACTCTTCAAGAATTTGTTAATAAGCTAGAGAGACCTAGAAGAATTCTAATGATGGTAAAAGCTGGGCCCGCAACAGATGCTGTCATTGATAATATTTCTGAATATCTCGAGGAAGGAGATTTGTTAATAGATGGCGGCAACTCTCAATTTAAAGATACAGAAAGAAGGGTGAATACTCTTGAAAGTAAAAGTTTTGGATACATTGGAATGGGAGTCTCTGGAGGGGCCAAAGGAGCTTTAGAGGGTCCAAGTATGATGCCCGGTGGTACTAAGGCTTCATATGATGCAATAGAAAGCTTATTAACAAAAATGGCTGCCAAAGTTGAAGACGGACCATGTGTTGCATATGTTGGACCAGGAGGCTCAGGTCATTTTGTGAAAACTGTTCATAACGGAATTGAATATGGAATTGAACAAATACTTGCAGAAGCTTATGACCTTATGAAGAGAGTCAAAGGTATGAACGGTCAGCAAATGTCAGAGGTTTTTGGTATTTGGAATAATACTGATGAATTAGCTTCTTATCTTGTTGAGATAACAGAGATTTGTCTAAATACAAAAGATGAGATAACTGGAGATGATGTTGTGGAAAAAATATTAGATAAAGCTGGCCAGAAAGGTACAGGGTTATGGACTGTTGTAAGTGCTCTAGAACTTGGGGTATCAGTCCCAACTATTTATGCATCTTTAAATGCAAGAGTAATGAGTTCTTTAAAAGAGCAACGTAGTGAGATTGAAAAAACTATTCCATCTAAAGAGATAGAAGATTTTGATTTAGGAAATATATCAGATGGAATGAAACCTTTATTTGATGCTGTAGTCCTTGCAACAATAGCTAGCTATGCCCAGGGTATGGACATTTTAAGAGAAGCATCTGCAGTATATAACTATGGTTTGAATATGCCGTCAATTGCTCAAATATGGAAAGGTGGTTGCATAATTAGATCAAAATTATTAAGTAAAATTCAAGATGCTTATAACAAAGATCCTAATCTAAAAAATTTAATTTTTGATGATTGGTTCAATATTGAAATTGCGACAAGATTAGATAACTTAGCTAAAGTTGTTTCTTTATCCACAAAAGCTGGTATACCAGTCCCATGTTTATCCAGTACCCTAGATTATTTGAATAGTTATAGAACCAATAGACTTCCTCAGAACCTTGTTCAGGCAATGAGAGACTGTTTTGGCTCTCATACATATGAAAGAATTGATAAGGAAGGTAGTTTTCATACTGAATGGATGAAATGA
- the rpe gene encoding ribulose-phosphate 3-epimerase: MTESNQANLTGANRPIQIIPSVLPADWANMGACVKELEEAGVDRIQFDVMDGNFVPNLTFGPEMIAACRKYCNVPFETQLMVSQYNCETMLESYVNATKGVNGEPGVVIAHAEANIHLHRVLGRIRDLGGSPSVALNPHTPFEMIKNIMDMVDHVLVMTVNPGFGGQAYIPTMLNKIREIRNFIIEKNLDVDIEVDGGIKANWTISQCADAGANCFIAGSGMFAYPTLKEGCDDLRKVAQEAQKGNVLSEPQ; this comes from the coding sequence ATGACTGAGTCAAATCAAGCAAATTTAACTGGTGCAAATAGACCAATTCAAATAATTCCTTCAGTTTTACCAGCAGATTGGGCAAATATGGGGGCATGTGTGAAAGAGCTCGAGGAAGCTGGGGTAGATAGAATTCAGTTTGATGTAATGGATGGAAATTTCGTACCAAATCTTACATTTGGTCCTGAAATGATTGCTGCATGCAGGAAATATTGCAATGTCCCTTTTGAAACTCAATTAATGGTAAGCCAGTACAACTGTGAAACAATGCTTGAATCTTATGTAAACGCTACAAAAGGGGTAAATGGTGAACCAGGAGTAGTAATAGCTCATGCCGAAGCAAATATTCATTTGCATAGAGTTCTTGGAAGAATAAGAGATTTAGGAGGATCTCCTTCTGTTGCATTGAACCCTCATACTCCTTTTGAAATGATTAAAAATATAATGGATATGGTTGATCATGTTTTGGTTATGACAGTTAATCCAGGCTTTGGAGGACAAGCTTATATACCAACAATGCTTAATAAAATAAGAGAAATAAGAAACTTTATTATCGAAAAAAACTTAGATGTCGACATTGAAGTTGATGGGGGGATAAAAGCAAATTGGACTATTTCACAATGTGCCGATGCTGGTGCTAATTGTTTTATTGCAGGTAGCGGAATGTTTGCTTACCCAACATTAAAAGAAGGATGTGATGACTTGAGAAAAGTTGCACAAGAAGCACAAAAAGGGAATGTTCTTTCAGAACCTCAATAA
- a CDS encoding uracil phosphoribosyltransferase: MAMSLKVIVPPHPLIKHWLSILREKNTPNILYSTGYEQLGKWLTYEALRNWLPYKKEIVNTDNGDADGFFINNDYPIKVLAMLPEGLSLWFGSKEVIPNSTVSLGELPKTIESNEGVIFYSEQITTKSATLETLIKLKELGVDSNRILLITAICSNKGLNEIAKLLPNQVIYTSCIDEEDEKTQLLVPGIGNPLLRLSTIFQDKN, translated from the coding sequence ATGGCAATGTCACTAAAGGTTATTGTTCCTCCTCATCCATTAATAAAACATTGGCTTTCAATATTGCGAGAAAAAAATACTCCAAATATTTTGTACTCAACAGGATATGAGCAATTAGGGAAATGGCTTACATATGAAGCATTACGTAATTGGCTGCCATATAAAAAAGAAATAGTAAATACTGATAATGGAGACGCAGATGGATTCTTTATTAATAATGATTATCCAATAAAAGTGCTCGCAATGTTGCCCGAAGGGTTATCTCTTTGGTTTGGATCTAAAGAAGTAATTCCTAATTCAACTGTCTCATTAGGAGAACTTCCTAAAACTATTGAATCAAATGAAGGAGTTATATTTTATTCAGAACAAATAACAACAAAATCAGCAACATTAGAAACTTTAATTAAATTAAAGGAATTAGGTGTTGATTCAAATAGGATTCTTTTAATAACTGCTATTTGCTCAAATAAAGGGTTAAATGAAATTGCGAAATTACTCCCTAATCAGGTAATTTACACTTCTTGCATAGATGAGGAAGACGAAAAAACACAATTATTAGTACCGGGTATTGGGAATCCTCTTTTGCGTTTAAGTACTATATTTCAAGATAAGAACTAA
- a CDS encoding glucose-1-phosphate adenylyltransferase yields MKRVLAIILGGGKGSRLYPLTKMRAKPAVPLAGKYRLIDIPISNCINSGIEKMYVLTQFNSASLNRHIGRTYNLNGPFGQGFVEVLAAQQTPDSPKWFEGTADAVRKYQWLFQEWDVDEYLILSGDQLYRMDYSLFVQHHRDNGADLTVAALPVDEAQAEGFGLMRTDDVGNIKEFSEKPTGEKLKAMAVDTSKFGLSKESAAEKPYLASMGIYVFSRNTLFDLLNKFPNYTDFGKDIIPEALNRGDTLKSYVFDDYWEDIGTIGAFFESNLALTEQPKPPFSFYDEKFPIYTRPRFLPPSKLVDAQITDSIVCEGTILKSCSILHCVLGVRSRIESDSVLEDTLVMGADFFESPEERIELRKGGGTPLGVGEGTTVKRAILDKNTRIGDNVVIINKDRVEEADKPELGFYIRNGIVVVVKNATIANGTVI; encoded by the coding sequence ATGAAGCGTGTGTTGGCCATAATCCTCGGAGGAGGAAAAGGTTCTAGACTTTACCCTCTAACAAAAATGAGGGCTAAACCTGCTGTGCCATTGGCAGGTAAGTATCGTTTGATAGATATTCCGATTAGTAATTGTATAAATTCAGGCATTGAAAAAATGTACGTATTGACCCAGTTCAATAGTGCATCTCTAAATAGACATATAGGAAGAACCTATAATTTAAATGGCCCCTTTGGCCAAGGATTTGTGGAGGTTTTAGCTGCACAACAGACTCCAGATAGTCCTAAATGGTTTGAAGGTACTGCTGACGCTGTAAGAAAATACCAATGGTTATTTCAAGAATGGGATGTTGATGAATATTTAATATTGTCAGGTGATCAACTGTACAGAATGGACTACAGTTTATTTGTTCAACATCATAGAGATAATGGTGCTGATTTAACTGTTGCAGCTTTGCCTGTTGATGAAGCTCAAGCAGAAGGTTTCGGCCTAATGAGAACCGATGATGTAGGAAATATAAAAGAATTTAGTGAAAAGCCTACTGGAGAGAAGTTGAAGGCTATGGCAGTAGATACTTCAAAATTTGGATTAAGTAAGGAGTCAGCTGCGGAAAAACCATATCTAGCCTCTATGGGGATTTACGTTTTTAGTAGAAATACTCTCTTCGATCTTCTAAATAAATTTCCAAATTATACGGATTTTGGTAAGGACATAATTCCAGAAGCCCTCAATAGAGGCGATACTCTTAAAAGTTATGTATTCGATGATTATTGGGAAGATATCGGCACAATTGGGGCATTCTTTGAGTCAAACCTTGCATTGACTGAGCAACCAAAACCTCCATTCAGTTTTTATGATGAGAAATTTCCAATTTATACTAGGCCTAGATTTTTACCCCCTTCTAAACTTGTAGATGCTCAAATTACTGATTCAATTGTCTGTGAAGGCACAATCTTGAAGTCATGCAGTATTTTACATTGTGTATTAGGTGTAAGAAGCAGGATTGAAAGTGACTCGGTTCTTGAGGATACTCTTGTTATGGGAGCCGATTTCTTTGAATCTCCTGAAGAGAGGATTGAATTAAGAAAAGGGGGCGGAACGCCTCTTGGAGTAGGTGAAGGGACTACTGTCAAAAGAGCAATTCTTGATAAAAATACTAGAATTGGTGATAATGTCGTGATCATTAATAAAGATCGAGTAGAAGAAGCAGATAAGCCAGAATTAGGCTTTTATATCAGAAATGGAATTGTTGTAGTAGTTAAAAATGCAACTATTGCAAACGGAACTGTTATTTAA
- the glpX gene encoding class II fructose-bisphosphatase yields MNQTLIQEILEVVEQAAIASAKLTGLGQKDEADAAAVEAMRLRMGKIEMKGKIVIGEGERDEAPMLYIGEEVGSGSGPGVDFAVDPCEGTNLCANNQRGSMAVLAASDTGGLFNAPDFYMNKLAAPPAAKGKVDIRNSATENLKILSDCLGLSIDELTVVVMDRTRHKDLIKEIRGCGAKVQPISDGDVQAAIACGFAGTGTHCLMGIGAAPEGVISAAAMRALGGHFQGQLVYDPAIAQTSEWADYTKEGNIKRLNEMGITDIDKIYEANELASGENVVFAGSGITDGLLFDGVKFERDCVRTSSLVISTLDSTARFTNTVHIKDGAKSISL; encoded by the coding sequence GTGAATCAAACTTTAATTCAAGAAATTCTCGAAGTTGTCGAGCAAGCAGCTATTGCCTCAGCAAAACTAACAGGACTTGGTCAAAAAGATGAAGCTGATGCTGCAGCTGTCGAAGCAATGAGATTGCGAATGGGCAAAATTGAAATGAAAGGGAAAATTGTTATTGGAGAAGGTGAAAGAGATGAAGCACCCATGCTTTATATAGGTGAAGAGGTTGGTAGTGGAAGTGGCCCAGGGGTTGACTTTGCAGTAGATCCTTGCGAAGGAACTAATCTTTGTGCGAATAATCAAAGAGGTTCTATGGCGGTTTTGGCTGCCTCTGATACGGGTGGTCTTTTCAATGCTCCTGATTTTTACATGAACAAATTAGCAGCGCCTCCTGCGGCCAAAGGTAAAGTTGATATTAGAAATTCAGCTACTGAAAACTTGAAGATACTAAGTGATTGCTTGGGCCTTTCTATTGATGAGCTTACTGTAGTTGTAATGGATAGAACTAGACATAAAGATTTAATTAAAGAGATTCGAGGATGTGGTGCAAAAGTACAACCGATTTCTGATGGTGATGTTCAAGCTGCGATTGCATGCGGTTTTGCAGGAACTGGAACACATTGCTTGATGGGTATAGGAGCAGCTCCAGAGGGTGTTATTTCAGCTGCTGCGATGAGAGCTCTCGGCGGACACTTTCAAGGACAACTAGTTTATGATCCGGCAATCGCTCAAACTTCTGAATGGGCTGATTACACAAAAGAAGGAAATATAAAACGTCTTAATGAAATGGGCATAACAGATATAGATAAAATCTATGAAGCAAATGAATTGGCATCTGGAGAAAATGTTGTTTTCGCTGGAAGTGGAATAACTGATGGATTATTATTTGATGGAGTTAAATTTGAAAGGGATTGTGTTAGAACAAGTAGTCTAGTTATTAGTACATTAGATAGTACTGCAAGGTTCACAAATACTGTCCATATAAAAGATGGTGCTAAGAGTATCAGCCTTTAA
- a CDS encoding glutamyl-tRNA reductase has product MHIVVVGLSHRTAPVEVREKLSIPDQSITESLKALKAFSDVLEVSILSTCNRLEIYALVKDKNTGISSIKEFISEYSGIIFEDLNPHLFCFRQEEAVLHLMKVSAGLDSLVLGEGQILSQVKKMMRLGQENQSTGPILNRLLTQSVSTGKKVRSETNLGTGAVSISSAAVELAQLKIGQEKGFDSLVSLESENVLVVGAGRMSRLLITHLKSKGCHKLILLNRNIDRALNLAQDFPDLEIVCKGLNELEENISLSSLVFTSTASEEPIIDLTKIEKINLSNRLKFIDIGVPRNISNDVKQHEFVKSFDVDDLQEVVSRNQEFRQKIAKEAESLVEEERIIFLEWWASLEAVPVINKLRSDLELIRKEELQKALSRMGPDFSARERKVVEALTKGIINKILHTPVTKLRSPQSREERQVSLKIVEKLFSLVEEDKNN; this is encoded by the coding sequence ATGCATATTGTTGTCGTCGGACTGAGTCATCGCACGGCACCTGTCGAAGTGCGTGAGAAGTTAAGTATTCCTGACCAATCCATAACAGAGTCATTGAAAGCATTAAAAGCTTTCTCTGATGTATTAGAGGTGTCAATTTTAAGTACTTGTAATAGGCTGGAAATATATGCGCTAGTAAAGGATAAAAATACTGGAATTTCATCTATAAAAGAATTCATATCAGAATATTCTGGAATTATTTTTGAAGATTTAAATCCACATCTTTTTTGCTTTAGACAGGAAGAAGCAGTTTTGCATTTGATGAAAGTCTCGGCAGGACTCGATAGCCTCGTTTTAGGGGAAGGACAAATCCTTTCGCAGGTAAAAAAAATGATGAGATTAGGTCAAGAGAATCAATCTACTGGACCAATTCTTAATAGATTATTAACTCAATCAGTTAGTACAGGTAAAAAAGTAAGATCCGAAACAAATTTAGGAACTGGAGCTGTGTCAATCAGTTCAGCAGCGGTAGAACTAGCTCAATTAAAAATTGGACAAGAAAAGGGTTTTGATAGTCTTGTAAGTTTGGAATCAGAGAACGTTCTTGTTGTTGGCGCCGGACGAATGAGTAGGCTTTTGATAACTCATTTAAAATCAAAAGGATGTCATAAACTTATCCTTTTAAATAGAAATATTGATAGAGCATTAAATCTTGCTCAAGACTTCCCTGATTTAGAGATTGTTTGTAAAGGGTTAAACGAATTAGAAGAAAACATATCATTATCTTCACTTGTTTTTACCAGTACTGCTTCTGAAGAGCCAATTATTGATCTCACAAAAATTGAAAAAATTAATTTGAGTAATAGACTGAAATTTATTGATATTGGTGTACCGAGAAATATATCTAATGATGTCAAACAACATGAATTTGTTAAATCATTTGATGTTGATGACTTACAAGAGGTCGTTTCAAGAAATCAAGAATTTAGACAGAAAATAGCAAAGGAAGCGGAATCTTTAGTAGAAGAAGAAAGGATCATTTTTCTAGAATGGTGGGCAAGTTTAGAGGCCGTTCCAGTAATTAATAAACTTAGATCAGATTTGGAGTTAATTAGAAAAGAGGAATTGCAAAAAGCACTTAGCAGAATGGGACCAGATTTTTCGGCTAGAGAAAGAAAAGTTGTGGAAGCTCTGACTAAAGGAATTATTAATAAAATACTTCATACGCCTGTCACCAAGTTGAGAAGTCCTCAATCAAGAGAAGAAAGACAAGTTTCTTTGAAAATCGTTGAAAAATTGTTTTCTTTGGTAGAAGAGGATAAAAATAACTAA
- a CDS encoding CIA30 family protein: MSKKKFLFQKKEFDGWKTLNDTVMGGSSSAFCEISNSGLILKGNIVEKAGGFVSCRSSIYKPSLNVSDYSSFELNIDGQGRTFKFAVACEDDLLGLTEFIPGGLRWIKSFPTKKFGTTNVQIPFSELKPSVRANKVRFPFKFKPSKIKRLQLLHSKFGDDGLLNNEFRQGSIKVLIKSISVI, encoded by the coding sequence ATGAGTAAGAAAAAATTTTTATTCCAGAAAAAGGAGTTCGATGGTTGGAAAACATTAAATGATACTGTTATGGGCGGATCAAGTTCAGCTTTTTGTGAAATTTCAAATTCTGGTTTGATATTAAAGGGTAATATTGTCGAGAAAGCAGGAGGATTTGTTAGTTGTAGATCGTCTATATATAAACCTTCTTTAAATGTATCTGATTATTCATCCTTTGAATTAAATATTGATGGACAAGGAAGAACTTTTAAATTTGCTGTCGCTTGTGAAGATGATCTACTAGGACTAACCGAATTTATTCCGGGTGGACTTAGATGGATTAAATCATTCCCAACAAAAAAATTCGGGACAACAAATGTTCAAATTCCTTTTAGTGAGTTAAAACCTTCAGTAAGAGCTAATAAAGTACGTTTTCCATTTAAATTCAAGCCATCTAAAATTAAAAGATTGCAACTACTACACTCTAAGTTCGGTGATGATGGATTACTTAATAATGAGTTTAGACAGGGTTCCATAAAAGTTTTAATTAAATCAATAAGTGTTATTTGA
- the ccsB gene encoding c-type cytochrome biogenesis protein CcsB, with protein MLLDNFFKNLIYEPVSVLGLLVFYLLLINLPLSLGAVFKKKSSAAVRLITILVNLLITLQLLFRWSISGHFPISNLYESLYFLTWGITLGQLLVEREYQAPIIPSIAIPIELLTVAFACFVLPEDLKLSSNLVPALRSSWLVMHVSVVMLSYAALIIGSLLSMSVLFINKNKPLQIRSSSTGIGGFKLSNSYPVNDLVEPIEFSHSEELDTLSYRSILVGFVLLTLGLISGAVWANEAWGTWWSWDPKETWAFISWLFYAAYLHMRISKGWQGRKPALLASTGFLVVLVCYLGVNFLGIGLHSYGWIFG; from the coding sequence ATGTTACTAGATAATTTTTTTAAAAATTTAATATATGAACCGGTTTCAGTCTTAGGTCTTTTAGTTTTTTATTTATTATTAATTAACTTACCATTATCTTTGGGTGCAGTTTTTAAAAAAAAGTCTTCTGCTGCTGTAAGACTCATTACGATTTTAGTGAACTTATTAATAACATTACAGTTACTTTTTAGGTGGTCAATTTCTGGGCACTTTCCTATCAGCAATTTGTATGAATCTCTTTATTTCCTTACTTGGGGTATCACATTAGGTCAACTATTGGTTGAAAGAGAATACCAAGCACCAATAATTCCTTCAATTGCTATACCTATTGAGTTACTGACTGTGGCTTTTGCTTGTTTTGTTTTACCTGAGGATTTGAAATTATCATCCAATTTAGTTCCAGCTTTAAGGTCTAGTTGGTTAGTAATGCACGTTAGCGTCGTAATGCTTAGTTATGCAGCATTAATAATAGGTTCTTTACTTTCAATGTCTGTTTTGTTTATCAATAAAAATAAGCCACTTCAAATCAGAAGTAGTTCTACAGGTATAGGAGGATTTAAACTTTCAAATAGCTATCCCGTAAATGATTTAGTTGAGCCTATTGAATTTTCTCATTCAGAAGAATTAGATACATTAAGTTATCGTTCTATATTGGTAGGTTTTGTTCTTTTGACTCTCGGTTTAATTTCAGGTGCAGTTTGGGCTAATGAGGCCTGGGGCACATGGTGGAGTTGGGATCCAAAAGAAACATGGGCATTTATCTCATGGTTGTTTTATGCCGCTTATCTACACATGAGAATAAGCAAGGGTTGGCAAGGACGCAAACCAGCATTATTAGCATCTACAGGCTTTTTAGTTGTTTTAGTATGTTATTTAGGAGTTAATTTTTTAGGAATAGGTTTGCATAGTTATGGATGGATATTTGGGTGA
- a CDS encoding coat-like protein, whose product MLFENPPKNIESLIAKSADLTNKPFVHSVVKINGEYEFEDEDIDLTVNILCRDKEGKRLEIYDLELELFKSNKELVLVISKLNFPNEPILWCGVKTLWMDSNNGKKCNSPKYSARLENLANRIKSFID is encoded by the coding sequence GTGTTATTTGAAAATCCGCCTAAAAATATAGAGAGCTTAATCGCTAAGTCAGCAGATTTAACAAATAAACCTTTTGTTCATTCTGTAGTAAAAATAAATGGCGAATACGAATTCGAAGATGAAGATATTGATTTAACAGTTAATATCTTATGTCGTGATAAAGAAGGTAAAAGATTAGAAATTTATGATCTTGAATTAGAACTTTTTAAATCAAATAAAGAGTTGGTTTTAGTAATCTCTAAGCTTAACTTCCCTAATGAACCAATATTATGGTGTGGAGTTAAAACATTATGGATGGATAGCAATAATGGGAAAAAATGCAACTCACCAAAATACAGCGCTAGATTGGAAAATTTAGCAAATAGGATAAAAAGTTTTATTGATTAA
- the pgl gene encoding 6-phosphogluconolactonase — protein sequence MDEMIEKVKNGYTLNIYKDKLELSKAVFKFIESHIIHTLKKKDRFKFCVSGGSTPKSVYKLLSKSDLRWDMVDVFLGDERCVDPNSELSNSLMLKNSLLTNFGSKAFFYEIFNDLNTDDEATKNQFISKLFEKCGSNPPIFDLTLLGLGDDGHTASLFPYQKNNNVDDFVIFNEGKGLKRISLTPKVLSASLKIVFLVSGASKRIALERLLDEKEPPNRTPSKLIKSINQISIFCDQESAKELEI from the coding sequence ATGGATGAAATGATTGAAAAGGTTAAAAATGGATATACACTTAACATTTACAAAGACAAGTTAGAGCTATCTAAAGCGGTTTTTAAGTTTATTGAAAGTCACATTATTCATACTTTAAAAAAGAAAGACAGGTTCAAATTTTGTGTAAGTGGAGGTTCAACTCCTAAATCTGTCTATAAGCTTTTATCAAAAAGTGATCTTAGATGGGATATGGTTGACGTCTTTTTAGGGGATGAAAGATGTGTTGATCCAAATTCAGAATTGAGTAACTCGTTAATGTTGAAGAATTCATTGTTGACTAATTTTGGATCCAAAGCTTTTTTTTATGAAATTTTCAATGATTTAAATACTGATGATGAAGCTACAAAAAATCAATTTATTTCTAAACTATTTGAAAAATGCGGATCAAATCCTCCAATTTTTGATTTAACATTATTAGGTCTTGGAGACGATGGTCATACAGCATCATTATTCCCTTATCAAAAAAATAATAATGTAGATGATTTTGTTATTTTTAATGAAGGTAAGGGTTTAAAAAGAATTTCATTAACTCCAAAGGTTCTTTCAGCTTCTTTAAAGATAGTATTTTTAGTTAGTGGAGCTTCTAAAAGAATTGCTCTTGAGAGGTTATTAGATGAAAAAGAGCCACCAAATAGAACACCATCAAAATTAATAAAATCTATTAATCAAATTTCAATATTTTGTGATCAAGAATCAGCAAAAGAATTAGAAATTTAG
- the ilvD gene encoding dihydroxy-acid dehydratase yields the protein MNKLRSSAITQGVQRSPNRSMLRAVGFNDEDFNKPIIGVANGYSTITPCNMGLNKLALKAEESIKRSGGMPQMFGTITVSDGISMGTEGMKYSLVSREVIADSIETACNAQSMDGVLAIGGCDKNMPGAMIAIARMNIPSIFIYGGTIKPGKLHGEDLTVVSAFEAVGQLTSGKINEERLIQVEKNCIPGAGSCGGMFTANTMSAVIEVLGLSLPHSSTMAAEDLEKELSADKSAEILVSAIEKDIRPLDLMTKKAFENAISVIMAIGGSTNAVLHILAIANTAGIDININDFERIRQKVPVICDLKPSGKYVTVDLHKAGGIPQVMKILLNAGLIHGDCKNIEGKTISEYLQNIPDKPPTNQNVIREIDDPLYKKGHLAILKGNLASEGSVAKISGVKNPVLTGPAKIFESEEDCLKSILNNDIKAGDVVVIRNEGPVGGPGMREMLAPTSAIVGQGLGEKVALITDGRFSGGTYGLVVGHIAPEAAVGGNIALIKQGDLITVDAVKQLIEVDLTDEELEKRKKDWVKPIQKYKRGILSKYSRIVSTSSLGAVTDL from the coding sequence ATGAATAAACTCAGATCATCTGCAATAACCCAAGGTGTGCAAAGATCCCCTAACCGATCGATGTTAAGAGCTGTTGGATTTAATGATGAAGATTTTAATAAACCTATTATTGGAGTTGCAAATGGATACAGCACCATAACACCATGCAATATGGGTTTAAATAAGTTAGCTCTAAAAGCTGAAGAGTCAATAAAAAGATCAGGTGGGATGCCTCAGATGTTTGGGACTATAACAGTAAGTGATGGCATTTCTATGGGAACAGAGGGCATGAAATATTCCCTAGTTTCAAGAGAAGTTATTGCTGATTCAATTGAAACAGCATGCAATGCTCAGAGTATGGATGGAGTACTTGCTATAGGTGGATGTGATAAAAATATGCCGGGTGCCATGATTGCGATTGCAAGAATGAATATTCCCTCAATTTTCATTTATGGAGGGACAATAAAGCCTGGGAAATTGCATGGAGAAGATCTTACTGTTGTTAGTGCATTTGAAGCTGTTGGACAATTAACATCAGGCAAAATTAATGAAGAAAGGCTAATCCAAGTTGAGAAAAATTGTATTCCTGGTGCAGGTAGCTGTGGAGGAATGTTTACAGCCAATACAATGTCTGCGGTTATAGAAGTATTAGGGTTAAGTCTGCCTCACAGTTCCACTATGGCTGCTGAAGATCTTGAGAAAGAACTAAGTGCAGATAAAAGTGCTGAGATATTAGTCTCTGCAATAGAAAAAGATATAAGACCTCTAGACCTAATGACAAAGAAAGCATTTGAAAATGCAATATCAGTAATTATGGCAATTGGCGGATCAACAAATGCGGTATTGCACATCTTAGCTATTGCGAATACTGCAGGAATAGATATCAACATTAATGATTTCGAGAGAATAAGACAAAAAGTACCCGTTATTTGTGACCTTAAACCGAGTGGTAAATATGTGACGGTGGATCTTCATAAGGCAGGTGGGATTCCACAAGTAATGAAAATACTTTTGAATGCAGGATTAATTCATGGCGATTGCAAAAATATTGAAGGGAAAACCATCTCAGAATACTTACAGAATATTCCAGACAAGCCTCCAACAAATCAAAATGTCATAAGAGAAATAGATGACCCTCTTTATAAAAAAGGACATCTAGCTATATTAAAAGGTAACTTAGCGAGCGAAGGTTCTGTAGCCAAAATTAGCGGAGTAAAAAACCCTGTATTAACAGGTCCCGCAAAGATTTTTGAAAGTGAAGAAGATTGTTTAAAATCGATATTAAATAACGATATCAAAGCTGGTGATGTTGTTGTTATTAGAAACGAAGGTCCTGTAGGAGGCCCAGGCATGAGAGAAATGTTAGCTCCAACATCTGCGATTGTTGGTCAAGGGCTAGGAGAGAAGGTGGCTTTAATTACCGATGGCAGATTTAGCGGGGGTACCTATGGTCTAGTTGTGGGTCACATAGCTCCAGAGGCTGCTGTAGGAGGAAATATTGCTCTAATAAAACAAGGTGATTTAATTACAGTAGATGCTGTAAAACAACTAATTGAAGTTGATTTAACCGACGAAGAATTAGAAAAAAGAAAAAAAGATTGGGTAAAACCTATTCAAAAATACAAAAGAGGAATACTTTCAAAATATTCGAGAATCGTAAGCACATCAAGTTTAGGGGCTGTTACTGATTTATAA